Sequence from the Deltaproteobacteria bacterium IMCC39524 genome:
ACGCGGTGCTCACAACCAGCGCAGCGCCGTGACCGTTGAGATCCGCTATACCGATCATATCTGGTTGGAAGACCTGATCGAGTGGGTGGAAGAGTGCGGCAGCGCACCGGTTTATGCCTTGCTCAAGCGTGACGACGAAAAAGCCTTAACCGAGATGGCTTACGATAATCCAATGTTTGTCGAAGACGTGGTGCGCAAAGTTACCCAGCGTTTACTCAAAGTTCCCGAGATCACCTGGTTCAAGGTTGCCTGTGAAAATTTTGAGTCGATTCACAATCATTCTGCCTATGGCCAAGTGGAACGAACTAAATCTGAAAAGCGTGGATAAACCTGTGGAAAAGGTGGATAACTCGTTAAACAGCAACATTTTTAATCATTCTGGCCCTGTTATCGGCCTGTTTGCCAAGGAGCCGGTTGCGGGTCGTGTCAAGACCAGGCTGTCTCCAGCCTTAACCACAGAGCAGGCCTGTTGGCTCTACCAGATCTCACTGTGCGAGACTGTGAATCGTCTGCTCGCCGCGGACTTGCCGCTGGTGCTCTGCTACGACGGACGACGGGAATGGTTTGCTGAAGCCTTCCCGGGGCTGCCGCTACTGGCACAAGTTGGTGATAGTCTCGGCGATCGCATGAGCAACGCTGTCCAGGAACTCTTTCATCTCCTTGATGGACCGGTTCTTTTGGCGGGCTCCGACAGCCCCGATTTACCCATAAGCCTGGTTGATCAGGCTTTGCAGTCACTCCGGGAAACGGACGTGGTCACCATCCCCTGCCGTGATGGCGGCTATGTTGTCGTCGGTCTGAGGCGGTCGACCACAGAGTTGTTTGCCGGCATCCCCTGGAGCACCTCAGGGGTCTTGCAGGCAACCCGACAGGCCTGTCGGCGGAACGGCTTGAGCTACGCCGAAACAGAAGAGTGGTACGATCTGGATGAAATTGATGATCTGCGCCAGCTGGTAATACGCTCTCCCGAATCGGCGACCGCCCGTCATCTTCTTGCCGATCTGCAAGAACGGCTATAAATTCAACGGCAAGCCGGTTGACTTGCTGTCAGCGCTACCCGATAATCAATTGGCAGACAAGGCTGGCCTTTTGCTGTTGCCAGCCTGACATCCCGTAAGCGTAAGGAGATCTCCCTTGGAATTGGTTCTTAAT
This genomic interval carries:
- a CDS encoding TIGR04282 family arsenosugar biosynthesis glycosyltransferase, whose amino-acid sequence is MDKPVEKVDNSLNSNIFNHSGPVIGLFAKEPVAGRVKTRLSPALTTEQACWLYQISLCETVNRLLAADLPLVLCYDGRREWFAEAFPGLPLLAQVGDSLGDRMSNAVQELFHLLDGPVLLAGSDSPDLPISLVDQALQSLRETDVVTIPCRDGGYVVVGLRRSTTELFAGIPWSTSGVLQATRQACRRNGLSYAETEEWYDLDEIDDLRQLVIRSPESATARHLLADLQERL